The nucleotide sequence AATGATTTCATTTGAAATCCCACTAATACTCTCTCTTCTGGGTATTGTCATTTTGACAGGAACTTTAAACCTGACAGAAATTGTAGAATCACAACAACATTACTGGTGGATTGTGTTTATGCCAATAGGTGCAATTGTATTTTTCACTACAATTTTAGCAGAATTAGAAAGAATCCCATTTGACTTACCAGAAGCAGAAAGTGAAATTGTTGCAGGTTGGTTAACTGAATTTTCTGGTATGATGTATGGGCTTATTCAACTAGGAACTTATCTGAAACTATATGCTTTTGCTGGTTTGTTTACAGTATTATTTTTAGGAGGATGGAATGGTCCTATGATCTGGCCACCATTCCCAGCAGATATCATAACAAATGGAATTACAATTGGTCCAGTAACTGCACATATTGCAGGTCTTCCTCTTTTTGATCAAGACATGCTTAATGGTACACTTTGGTTTGTAATCAAGACAGTTGGTGTGATACTAGTAATTTTGTTGCCAAGAGGTGTATTCCCAAGAATTAGAATAGATCTGCTATTACATACTGGATGGTACAAGCTAATTGGGCTAGCATTCATTAACATCTTTATAGCTCTCGGATTGTTATATGCAGGTGTCTTGGGACACGGAGGATTGATACAATGAGTACTGCAGGTGGAATAATACGAGCTTTGAATTCTGGTGTAAAACACCTTGCCGTGAAGCGATTTACATTACGATATCCAGAACAGAAATTGAAGTTTGTAGGCGATGGCTTCCAATTCGATCCACAGACAGGTGTAGGAATTGCTGGCCTTAGGGGACGACACATATTGTTTCATGACAAATGTACAGGTTGCCAGCTATGTTCTGTTGCATGTGAGGGGATTGCAGAAGCCATTGGTATGGTGAAAGTGAATGAGACTTGGAAACAAAACAAGAAAGCAATAATGCCACAGATCGATTATGGAAAATGTGTTTTCTGTGGATTGTGTGTAGATGCATGTCCATTTTATGCCCTCTACATGACAAATGACTACGAGCTTTCTTCATTTACCAAATCTGCTTTGATCTATACCCCGAGCCAGCTTGCTGTAAAACCAAACATATCCCAAGACGTAGAGATAAAGATTGGCAAACGGGGTGCGACACATGGTTGATTCTGTCTTTTTAGCTGTATCTGTTTTAACAATTGGTTCTGCAATTGCTGCACTTGAAATTCGTTCATTGATTTATGGTTCAATAGCTCTTATGATCACACTTTCTGGAATTGCAGGATTTTTCTTACTCTTAGATGCTCCATTTGTAGCAATGTTTCAACTTTCAGTTTATGTTGGTTCAATTGCAGTTCTCATACTATTTACTGTGATGCTTGTAAGACGTGAATTAATTTTTAACAAGATAGAAGATCACCGTAGAAGATATGCTGGCATAGGTTTGATGATAATCATAATGCTAGGAATTGGAACTATAATAATTGGATCTGGATTAAAGACAATGGAAACTAATACTCAAACCATAGATTATAGAAAAATAGGAGAAGATTTTCTTACATATTATTCGCCAGCACTAATTGTGATGGCACTTATTCTGACATCGTCAGTTATTGGTGCTCTGGCATTAGCAAGAAGGGAGGATGTTACAAATGAGCAACGGACTGATTGATTTTGTTCTAGTCTCAGTGGCGCTTTTGGCCATCGGGATATATGGCCTATCTGTAAAAAGAAATGCAATAAGGATGCTTTTTGCTATAGAGATGATTGTTAATTCCGCAAACCTAAACTTGGTTGCTTTTGCTCGATTTATTCCAAATAGTCAAGGACAAACACTCGCACTATTTTCTATAGCTATTGCTGCAGCGGAAGTAGCTGTTGGACTTGCATTAATTATTGTTGCCTATAGAATGTACAGAAATATCGATATCGCAGACTTTAGGAGTTTGAAAGGATAGTGGAACATATTTTGTTACAAGCGGTCTTTTTACCGCTGCTACTGTCACCTGTAGCGTATTATCTTGGCAAAAAATCAGGACCAAATGCAGCAGCTTGGTTTACCTTTGGTTTGTTGCTTTATTGCACAACCATAATGATAGTACCTGTATTTTCAGGAACATATGAAGAACATTATCCTTGGACTAAACTGTTTGGGGAATTTGGATTCTTACTTGACGGATTAGCATCACCTTTTGCAATTATAATCTATGTAATATCAACAGTACTTGTATTATTTTCAAAACCATACATGGTTGCAAAAATAACTTCACAATTT is from Nitrosopumilaceae archaeon and encodes:
- a CDS encoding NADH-quinone oxidoreductase subunit I, whose product is MSTAGGIIRALNSGVKHLAVKRFTLRYPEQKLKFVGDGFQFDPQTGVGIAGLRGRHILFHDKCTGCQLCSVACEGIAEAIGMVKVNETWKQNKKAIMPQIDYGKCVFCGLCVDACPFYALYMTNDYELSSFTKSALIYTPSQLAVKPNISQDVEIKIGKRGATHG
- a CDS encoding NADH-quinone oxidoreductase subunit J translates to MVDSVFLAVSVLTIGSAIAALEIRSLIYGSIALMITLSGIAGFFLLLDAPFVAMFQLSVYVGSIAVLILFTVMLVRRELIFNKIEDHRRRYAGIGLMIIIMLGIGTIIIGSGLKTMETNTQTIDYRKIGEDFLTYYSPALIVMALILTSSVIGALALARREDVTNEQRTD
- the nuoK gene encoding NADH-quinone oxidoreductase subunit NuoK gives rise to the protein MSNGLIDFVLVSVALLAIGIYGLSVKRNAIRMLFAIEMIVNSANLNLVAFARFIPNSQGQTLALFSIAIAAAEVAVGLALIIVAYRMYRNIDIADFRSLKG